The following proteins are co-located in the Frigidibacter mobilis genome:
- the phnN gene encoding phosphonate metabolism protein/1,5-bisphosphokinase (PRPP-forming) PhnN — protein sequence MASRAFAVVGPSGSGKDTLIAEVAGLPGLHLVRRVITRPEAAGGEPFEGVTEAEFAARAAAGAFALAWQAHGLHYGIPASAVAAQQAGATVLFNGSRAMLGQAARVFPGLAVLLVTARPETLAARLAARGRESVGDIAARLARAQFELPPNLPVIRIDNDGALETAAAAMRAALQPAALQPDNA from the coding sequence ATGGCTAGCCGCGCCTTCGCCGTCGTCGGCCCCTCCGGTTCGGGCAAGGACACGCTGATCGCAGAGGTGGCGGGCCTGCCTGGCCTGCATCTGGTGCGCCGCGTCATCACGAGGCCCGAGGCAGCGGGAGGCGAGCCCTTCGAGGGGGTGACCGAGGCCGAGTTCGCCGCCCGCGCCGCCGCCGGGGCCTTCGCGCTGGCATGGCAGGCGCATGGCCTGCACTACGGCATCCCGGCCAGTGCCGTTGCGGCGCAGCAGGCGGGGGCGACGGTGCTCTTCAACGGCTCGCGCGCCATGCTGGGGCAGGCGGCGCGGGTATTCCCCGGCCTTGCCGTGCTGCTGGTGACGGCCCGCCCCGAGACGCTGGCCGCCCGGCTGGCCGCAAGGGGCCGCGAATCGGTGGGCGATATCGCGGCGCGTCTGGCCCGCGCGCAGTTCGAGCTGCCCCCGAACCTGCCGGTGATCCGCATCGACAACGATGGCGCGCTGGAAACCGCCGCCGCCGCGATGCGGGCCGCGCTTCAGCCCGCCGCGCTTCAGCCGGACAACGCGTAG
- a CDS encoding tellurium resistance protein, translating to MAFKAPTPTPPGLWRRTPPAIFPPILGLMGLGLLWRGAAKIFGVPTGLGEALLGAVTLLWLLAVLAYGSKIARRPGVVAEDLRILPGRAGLAAVVLCFYTFAVVLAPYAPAQARPVLLLGLIAHGAMLALLLRVMARGPVEQRQVTPVWHLQFTGFIVAAIAAEALGMMAFAKLLFWVALVCAVAIWALSARQFARERVPAPLRPLLVIHLTPANFLGAVAIGLGWDLLGTVFSVIAAGLLLALLAAARWLTAAGFTPLWGAFTFPLASVGALWLTLAAAHPMWRVPGGLALIAATLVIPPIAFRVMKMWASGQLAVKTNAAVA from the coding sequence ATGGCCTTCAAAGCCCCGACCCCGACCCCGCCCGGATTGTGGCGCCGCACGCCGCCGGCGATCTTTCCGCCGATCCTGGGGCTGATGGGACTGGGGCTGCTGTGGCGCGGGGCGGCGAAGATCTTCGGGGTGCCGACCGGGCTGGGCGAGGCGCTGCTGGGGGCGGTGACGCTGCTGTGGCTGCTGGCGGTGCTGGCCTATGGCAGCAAGATCGCCCGGCGGCCGGGGGTGGTGGCCGAGGATCTGCGGATCCTGCCGGGCCGCGCCGGTCTGGCCGCGGTGGTGCTGTGCTTCTACACTTTCGCAGTGGTGCTGGCGCCCTATGCGCCGGCGCAGGCGCGCCCGGTGCTGCTGCTGGGGCTGATCGCGCATGGCGCGATGCTGGCTCTGCTGCTGCGGGTCATGGCACGCGGGCCGGTCGAGCAGCGGCAGGTAACGCCGGTCTGGCACCTGCAATTCACCGGCTTCATCGTGGCGGCGATCGCGGCCGAGGCGCTGGGGATGATGGCCTTCGCAAAGCTGCTGTTCTGGGTGGCGCTGGTCTGCGCGGTGGCGATCTGGGCCCTGAGTGCGCGGCAGTTCGCGCGCGAGCGGGTGCCGGCGCCGCTGCGCCCCTTGCTGGTGATCCACCTGACGCCGGCGAACTTCCTGGGGGCGGTGGCAATCGGGCTGGGCTGGGATCTCCTGGGCACGGTGTTTTCCGTGATCGCGGCGGGGCTTCTGCTGGCACTGCTGGCTGCGGCGCGCTGGCTGACGGCGGCAGGGTTCACGCCGCTCTGGGGGGCGTTCACCTTCCCGCTCGCCTCGGTGGGCGCGCTGTGGCTGACGCTGGCGGCTGCGCATCCGATGTGGCGGGTGCCGGGCGGGCTGGCGCTGATCGCCGCGACGCTGGTGATTCCGCCGATCGCGTTCAGGGTGATGAAGATGTGGGCCTCGGGGCAGCTGGCGGTGAAGACCAACGCGGCGGTGGCGTGA
- the ureG gene encoding urease accessory protein UreG produces MTSPHGPLRVGIGGPVGAGKTTLTEQLCRALRSRFSVAVVTNDIYTREDAEYLMRAQALPMERIRGVETGGCPHTAIREDASINLAAIADLRGAFPDLDIVLIESGGDNLAATFSPELADLTLYVIDTAAGQDIPRKKGPGVTRSDLLVVNKIDLAPHVGVDPVLLEADTRTARGARPYVMASLKAGRGVEEIVAFVMREGGLKEGGL; encoded by the coding sequence ATGACAAGCCCCCACGGCCCCCTGCGCGTCGGCATCGGCGGCCCGGTCGGCGCCGGCAAGACCACGCTGACCGAACAGCTGTGCCGGGCGCTGCGGAGCCGCTTTTCCGTCGCCGTCGTCACCAATGACATCTACACCCGCGAGGATGCCGAATACCTGATGCGCGCGCAGGCGCTGCCGATGGAGCGGATCCGCGGGGTGGAGACCGGCGGCTGCCCGCATACCGCGATCCGCGAGGATGCCAGCATCAACCTCGCCGCCATCGCCGACCTGCGCGGCGCCTTTCCCGACCTCGACATCGTGCTGATCGAGAGCGGCGGCGACAATCTGGCGGCGACCTTCTCGCCGGAACTGGCAGACCTGACGCTCTATGTCATCGACACGGCCGCCGGGCAGGACATCCCGCGCAAGAAGGGGCCGGGCGTCACCCGGTCGGATCTGCTGGTGGTCAACAAGATCGACCTTGCGCCGCATGTCGGCGTCGATCCGGTGCTGCTGGAGGCCGACACGCGCACCGCCCGCGGCGCCCGCCCCTATGTCATGGCCAGCCTGAAGGCCGGGCGCGGGGTGGAGGAGATCGTGGCCTTCGTGATGCGGGAGGGCGGGCTGAAGGAGGGCGGGCTCTGA
- a CDS encoding alpha-D-ribose 1-methylphosphonate 5-triphosphate diphosphatase: MTEILLANATLVLPSETLSGSLCLRDGRIAEIGTGTAVPPGAIDCGGDFLAPGLIELHTDNLERHIQPRPGVDWPHAAAIIAHDAELAGTGITTVFDAMRVGSISKGTEQGGDYAKYARDLASELLELRGQGALRISHFLHLRAEVCSETLIAELDEFTPEDRVGIVSLMDHTPGQRQFRDVSKLARYVMGKHGMSEAGFAAHVERLKSLRDTFGDAHEAAAVAVARRLGAALASHDDTTEEQVITSASYGIRLAEFPTTLEAAQACHAYGIQVMMGAPNLIRGGSHSGNVAARDLAEAGLLDIVSSDYVPAALLSAAVMLGDIWGDMARGIATVTAAPARATGLEDRGRLIPGCRADLIRFTRAGTTPVLRETWVQGRRVA; this comes from the coding sequence ATGACCGAAATCCTCCTCGCCAATGCCACCCTCGTGCTGCCTTCCGAGACGCTTTCCGGCAGCCTCTGCCTCAGGGATGGGCGGATTGCCGAGATCGGCACAGGCACTGCCGTGCCTCCCGGAGCCATCGACTGCGGCGGTGACTTCCTGGCCCCGGGCCTGATCGAGCTGCATACCGACAACCTCGAACGCCATATCCAGCCGCGCCCCGGCGTGGACTGGCCCCATGCCGCCGCGATCATCGCCCATGACGCCGAACTGGCCGGCACCGGCATCACCACCGTGTTCGACGCGATGCGCGTCGGCTCCATCTCCAAGGGCACCGAACAGGGCGGCGACTATGCCAAATACGCCCGCGACCTGGCCAGCGAACTGCTGGAGCTGCGCGGGCAGGGGGCGCTGCGCATCAGCCATTTCCTGCATCTGCGCGCCGAAGTCTGTTCCGAAACCCTGATCGCCGAACTGGACGAGTTCACCCCCGAGGACCGCGTCGGCATCGTCAGCCTGATGGACCACACGCCCGGCCAGCGCCAGTTCCGCGATGTCAGCAAGCTGGCGCGTTACGTGATGGGCAAGCATGGCATGTCCGAGGCCGGCTTTGCCGCACATGTGGAGCGGCTCAAGAGCCTGCGCGACACTTTCGGTGATGCGCATGAGGCGGCGGCGGTCGCGGTTGCACGCCGTCTGGGCGCGGCGCTGGCCAGCCATGACGACACCACCGAGGAGCAGGTCATCACCTCTGCCTCCTACGGCATCCGGCTTGCAGAGTTCCCGACCACGCTGGAGGCGGCACAGGCCTGCCATGCCTATGGCATCCAGGTGATGATGGGGGCACCGAACCTGATCCGCGGCGGCTCGCATTCCGGCAATGTCGCCGCGCGCGACCTGGCCGAGGCGGGGCTGCTGGATATCGTCTCCTCCGACTACGTTCCCGCGGCGCTGCTGTCGGCGGCGGTGATGCTGGGGGACATCTGGGGGGACATGGCCCGCGGCATCGCAACGGTCACTGCCGCCCCGGCCCGCGCCACGGGGCTCGAGGATCGCGGCCGCCTGATTCCCGGCTGCCGCGCCGACCTCATCCGCTTTACCCGTGCCGGGACCACGCCGGTGCTGCGCGAAACCTGGGTGCAGGGCCGCCGCGTCGCCTGA
- the speB gene encoding agmatinase, translating into MSGDDMKPGYETGRLNLPFVGIATFGKRPYVADWDRIEADVAVMGAPFDFGTQFRAGARFGPRAVREASTLFSFGHAGAYDHEDDVTYLGGDVRIVDIGDADIVHTDTEASHANIEAGVRAILAAGALPVVIGGDHSINIPCIRAFDEACATGGPIHILQIDAHLDFVDIRHGVVHGHGNPMRRAAERPHVTGITALGIRNVSSTAKDGYDAARAMGGDFLSVRQVRKLGTEAVLTRIPKGARLYVTIDIDGFCPSIAPGTGTPSHGGFLYYEVLEILQAAAKAHDIVGIDLVEVAPDYDHSGSTAILAAQVLLNFLGFIFHARGQRG; encoded by the coding sequence ATGAGCGGAGATGACATGAAACCGGGCTATGAAACCGGGCGGCTGAACCTGCCCTTCGTCGGCATCGCCACCTTCGGCAAGCGCCCCTATGTGGCCGACTGGGACCGGATCGAGGCCGATGTGGCGGTGATGGGCGCGCCCTTCGACTTTGGCACCCAGTTCCGCGCCGGTGCGCGCTTTGGCCCGCGCGCGGTGCGCGAGGCCAGCACGCTCTTCAGCTTCGGCCATGCCGGCGCCTATGACCATGAGGATGACGTGACCTATCTGGGCGGCGACGTGCGGATCGTCGATATCGGCGATGCCGACATCGTCCATACCGATACGGAAGCCAGTCATGCCAATATCGAAGCCGGGGTGCGCGCGATACTGGCCGCCGGCGCGCTGCCGGTGGTGATCGGCGGCGATCATTCCATCAACATCCCCTGCATCCGCGCCTTCGACGAAGCCTGTGCGACCGGGGGCCCGATCCACATCCTGCAGATCGACGCGCATCTCGATTTCGTCGATATCCGCCACGGCGTCGTCCACGGCCACGGCAACCCGATGCGCCGCGCGGCCGAGCGCCCGCATGTCACCGGCATCACCGCGCTTGGCATCCGCAATGTCTCCTCCACCGCGAAGGACGGCTATGACGCCGCCCGCGCGATGGGCGGCGATTTCCTGTCGGTGCGCCAGGTGCGCAAGCTGGGGACCGAAGCCGTGCTGACCCGCATCCCCAAGGGCGCGCGGCTTTACGTGACCATCGACATCGACGGCTTCTGCCCCTCGATCGCGCCCGGCACCGGCACCCCCAGCCACGGCGGGTTCCTTTATTACGAGGTGCTGGAGATCCTGCAGGCCGCGGCCAAGGCGCATGACATCGTGGGGATCGACCTGGTGGAGGTGGCGCCGGACTATGACCATTCGGGCTCGACCGCGATCCTGGCCGCGCAGGTGCTGCTGAACTTCCTGGGCTTCATCTTCCATGCCCGCGGGCAGAGGGGCTGA
- the guaB gene encoding IMP dehydrogenase encodes MEIREALTFDDVLLVPAASSVLPSDADTSTFVTPTIRMNIPLLSSAMDTVTEARMAIAMAQAGGIGVVHRNLGIEEQAREVRRVKRFESGVVYNPITLTAGQTVADAKALQERYNVTGFPVVDERGHVVGIVTNRDMRFASDDRTPVRVVMTSDNLAMVTEPVQLDEAKSLMKARRIEKLLVTDGKGKLTGLLTLKDTEKAVLNPHACKDDLGRLRVAAATTVGDAGYERSQALIDAGVDIVVIDTAHGHSEGVARAVARIKSFSNHVQVIAGNVATASATRALIDAGADAVKVGIGPGSICTTRIVAGVGVPQLTAIMDAAGAAGNYPIIADGGIKFSGDFAKAIAAGASCAMVGSLIAGTDESPGEVILYQGRSFKSYRGMGSLGAMARGSADRYFQKDAASDKLVPEGIEGQVPYKGSVSAVVHQMVGGLRAAMGYTGCRTVEEMRGGCSFVKITGAGLKESHVHDVQITRESPNYRLG; translated from the coding sequence ATGGAGATTCGAGAGGCGCTCACCTTCGACGACGTTCTGCTGGTTCCGGCTGCATCTTCCGTGCTGCCGTCCGATGCCGATACCTCGACCTTCGTCACCCCGACCATCCGCATGAACATCCCGCTGCTGTCCTCTGCGATGGACACGGTGACCGAGGCGCGCATGGCGATTGCGATGGCGCAGGCGGGGGGGATCGGCGTGGTGCACCGCAACCTCGGCATCGAGGAACAGGCCCGCGAGGTGCGGCGGGTCAAGCGGTTCGAAAGCGGCGTGGTCTACAACCCGATCACCCTGACGGCGGGCCAGACCGTCGCCGATGCCAAGGCGCTGCAGGAACGCTACAACGTCACCGGTTTTCCGGTGGTGGACGAGCGCGGCCATGTCGTCGGCATCGTCACCAACCGCGACATGCGCTTTGCCTCCGATGACCGCACCCCGGTGCGGGTGGTGATGACCTCGGACAACCTGGCGATGGTGACAGAGCCGGTGCAGCTCGACGAGGCGAAGAGCCTGATGAAGGCGCGGCGGATCGAGAAGCTGCTGGTGACCGATGGCAAGGGCAAGCTGACCGGCCTGCTGACGCTGAAGGACACCGAGAAGGCCGTGCTGAACCCCCATGCCTGCAAGGACGACCTTGGCCGCCTGCGGGTTGCCGCGGCAACGACGGTGGGCGATGCGGGATACGAGCGCAGCCAAGCGCTGATCGACGCGGGTGTGGACATCGTGGTGATCGACACCGCGCATGGCCATTCCGAGGGCGTGGCGCGGGCGGTGGCGCGGATCAAGTCCTTCTCCAACCATGTGCAGGTGATCGCCGGCAACGTCGCCACGGCCTCGGCCACGCGGGCGCTGATCGATGCGGGGGCGGATGCGGTCAAGGTCGGTATCGGCCCGGGCAGCATCTGCACCACGCGGATCGTGGCGGGCGTCGGCGTGCCGCAGCTGACCGCGATCATGGATGCGGCCGGGGCGGCGGGCAATTACCCGATCATCGCCGATGGCGGCATCAAGTTCTCGGGCGATTTCGCCAAGGCGATTGCGGCGGGCGCCTCTTGCGCCATGGTTGGCTCGCTGATCGCCGGCACCGATGAAAGCCCGGGCGAGGTGATCCTGTATCAGGGCCGGTCGTTCAAATCCTATCGCGGCATGGGCAGCCTCGGGGCGATGGCGCGCGGATCGGCGGACCGTTATTTCCAGAAGGATGCCGCCAGCGACAAGCTGGTGCCCGAGGGGATCGAGGGGCAGGTGCCCTACAAGGGCTCCGTGTCCGCCGTGGTGCACCAGATGGTCGGCGGCCTGCGCGCCGCGATGGGCTATACCGGCTGCCGCACCGTCGAGGAGATGCGCGGCGGTTGCAGTTTCGTGAAGATCACCGGCGCGGGGCTGAAGGAAAGCCATGTGCATGATGTGCAGATCACCCGCGAAAGCCCGAACTACCGGCTGGGCTGA
- a CDS encoding DUF1127 domain-containing protein, with the protein MAYTAHHDTFTTATTGQTGGRFSALLARIGASFAAYAARQSRADQIAALDALSDAELASLGLTREGIVHHVFRDKMYI; encoded by the coding sequence ATGGCCTATACTGCACATCACGACACCTTCACCACCGCCACCACCGGCCAGACCGGCGGTCGTTTCAGCGCCCTCCTTGCCCGGATCGGTGCCAGCTTCGCGGCCTATGCCGCCCGCCAGTCGCGCGCCGACCAGATCGCCGCGCTCGATGCACTGAGCGATGCCGAACTGGCCAGCCTCGGCCTGACCCGCGAGGGCATCGTGCATCACGTCTTCCGCGACAAGATGTACATCTGA
- a CDS encoding magnesium transporter CorA family protein has product MLFAYSNVANRLETLPLNADLAQAIWVDLYKPQPEQTARTVALGLDLPTLADMEEIELSNRLYRENGADYLTIVLPGLSETKTPISGPVCFILTPERLITVRHHAPRPFETYPQRAEKVGPGCSDPRRLFLSLVEEIIGRLADLLEGSGKALDMIMHRVIHDADNGDLSTSLREVSRESDLISRVRLSLLTIERAVSYFGQTVEESALRGVIKGLMRDIRALEVHGDFLTNRIAMASDLTLGMISVEQNKTVKIVSVVAVIFLPPTVIASAYGMNFTNMPELEWSLGYPMALGLMVASAVGTYLFFKWKRWL; this is encoded by the coding sequence ATGCTTTTTGCCTATTCCAACGTGGCCAACCGGCTGGAAACCCTCCCCCTGAACGCCGATCTGGCCCAGGCGATCTGGGTGGACCTTTACAAACCGCAGCCCGAACAAACGGCGCGGACGGTGGCACTGGGGCTCGATCTGCCGACTCTGGCCGATATGGAAGAGATCGAGCTTTCCAACCGGCTTTACCGAGAGAACGGCGCTGATTATCTGACGATCGTGCTGCCGGGCCTGTCGGAAACCAAAACGCCGATTTCGGGCCCGGTCTGCTTTATCCTGACCCCGGAGCGGCTGATCACCGTGCGTCACCACGCGCCGCGCCCGTTTGAAACCTATCCGCAGAGGGCCGAAAAGGTTGGGCCGGGCTGCAGCGACCCGCGACGACTGTTCCTGTCGCTGGTAGAGGAAATCATCGGACGGCTGGCCGACCTTCTGGAAGGCTCGGGCAAGGCGCTGGATATGATCATGCACCGGGTCATCCATGATGCTGACAATGGCGATCTGTCGACTTCCCTGCGCGAGGTGTCGCGCGAATCCGATCTGATCAGCCGGGTGCGGCTGTCGCTGCTGACCATCGAGCGGGCGGTCAGTTATTTCGGCCAGACTGTCGAGGAAAGTGCGCTGCGCGGGGTGATAAAAGGGCTGATGCGCGACATCCGGGCTTTGGAGGTGCACGGTGACTTTCTGACCAACCGCATCGCCATGGCCTCGGATCTGACGCTGGGCATGATCTCTGTTGAACAGAACAAGACGGTCAAGATCGTCTCGGTGGTGGCGGTGATCTTTCTGCCGCCGACAGTGATTGCCAGCGCCTACGGCATGAACTTCACCAATATGCCCGAGCTGGAATGGAGTCTGGGCTACCCGATGGCGTTGGGCCTGATGGTCGCCTCGGCGGTGGGCACCTATCTTTTCTTCAAATGGAAGCGATGGCTATGA
- a CDS encoding DUF1045 domain-containing protein, with protein sequence MTDFQRYAIYWAPEPGPLAEFGAAWLGWDAAHGIDREHPALPGAPRPVAELTDTPRKYGFHGTLKPPFRLVDGASAAGLHGAVERLAASLAPVTLDGLALHRLGGFLALVPTGDTAALEALAAKAVQDLDPYRAALTPEALMRRQSARLTDAQKALLDRWGYPYVMQEFRFHLTLTGALPEDEARTLEGLLAPVVAPLLPQPFVIRDICLFGEAGDGRFHILHRYALSG encoded by the coding sequence ATGACAGATTTTCAAAGATACGCAATCTATTGGGCGCCGGAGCCGGGCCCGCTGGCCGAGTTCGGCGCCGCCTGGCTGGGCTGGGATGCAGCGCACGGCATCGACCGGGAGCATCCGGCCCTGCCCGGCGCCCCGCGCCCGGTGGCCGAGCTGACCGATACCCCGCGCAAATACGGCTTTCACGGCACGCTGAAGCCGCCGTTCCGGCTGGTGGACGGCGCCAGCGCCGCCGGCCTGCATGGCGCGGTGGAACGGCTGGCAGCAAGCCTCGCGCCCGTCACGCTGGACGGGCTGGCGCTGCACCGGCTGGGCGGGTTCCTGGCGCTGGTGCCCACGGGCGATACCGCAGCGCTGGAGGCGCTGGCGGCCAAGGCGGTGCAGGACCTCGACCCCTACCGCGCCGCGCTGACGCCCGAGGCGCTGATGCGCCGGCAAAGCGCCCGGCTGACCGATGCGCAGAAGGCCCTCTTGGACCGCTGGGGCTATCCCTATGTGATGCAGGAATTCCGCTTTCACCTGACCCTCACCGGCGCCCTGCCCGAGGATGAGGCCCGCACGCTGGAGGGCCTGCTGGCCCCGGTGGTGGCGCCGCTGCTGCCGCAGCCCTTCGTGATCCGCGACATCTGCCTGTTCGGCGAGGCCGGCGACGGGCGCTTCCATATCCTGCATCGCTACGCGTTGTCCGGCTGA
- a CDS encoding urease accessory protein UreE — translation MTGLHSHQVLRGAGREAADHVTLGYEARLLRRKRLDSEGGTSFLVDLAETTSVNEGDAFALSDGSLVGVRAAPEPLIEVTGPNLPRLAWHIGNRHTPCQIDSARLLIAQDHVLAAMLAGLGASLKDVTEPFLPEGGAYGHGRTMGHEHGGHDHGTEPGHDQSHEPGHRHVHVHVSRAPGDDPEDVPLDV, via the coding sequence ATGACAGGGCTACACAGCCATCAGGTGCTGCGCGGCGCCGGACGCGAAGCCGCGGATCATGTCACGCTTGGGTATGAGGCCCGGCTCTTGCGCCGCAAGCGGCTGGACAGCGAGGGCGGCACCTCGTTCCTCGTCGATCTGGCGGAAACCACCAGCGTGAACGAGGGCGACGCCTTCGCCCTGTCCGATGGCAGCCTGGTCGGGGTGCGCGCCGCGCCCGAGCCGCTGATCGAGGTCACCGGGCCGAACCTGCCGCGCCTGGCTTGGCATATCGGCAACCGCCACACCCCCTGCCAGATCGACTCCGCCCGCCTGCTGATCGCGCAGGACCATGTGCTGGCCGCGATGCTGGCCGGCCTGGGCGCGAGCCTGAAGGACGTGACCGAACCCTTCCTGCCCGAGGGCGGCGCCTATGGCCACGGCCGCACGATGGGCCACGAGCATGGGGGCCACGATCATGGCACCGAGCCTGGGCATGACCAGTCCCACGAGCCCGGCCACCGCCATGTGCATGTCCATGTCAGCCGCGCGCCGGGGGATGACCCCGAGGACGTGCCGCTGGATGTCTGA
- the phnL gene encoding phosphonate C-P lyase system protein PhnL translates to MIEIHGLAKNFTLHNQGSTVIPVMEGANLYVGPGECVGLTGASGAGKSTLMRMIWGNYLAAAGTILVAGTDVAKAEPREILELRRGRLGYVSQFLRVVPRVPTLDVVAEPLLVLGVPEAEARARAAELLARLRIPERLWPLSPTTFSGGEQQRVNIARGFAHACPALLLDEPTASLDAANRETVLALIEEAKARGAAIVGIFHDEAARDRVCDRVVNVSDFTPKAA, encoded by the coding sequence ATGATTGAAATCCACGGGTTGGCCAAAAATTTTACTTTGCATAATCAAGGGTCTACCGTCATTCCCGTGATGGAGGGGGCCAACCTGTATGTCGGCCCCGGCGAATGCGTCGGGCTGACCGGCGCGTCGGGTGCGGGGAAGTCCACGCTGATGCGGATGATCTGGGGCAACTACCTGGCCGCCGCGGGCACGATCCTGGTGGCGGGCACCGATGTGGCGAAGGCCGAGCCGCGCGAGATCCTGGAGCTGCGGCGCGGCCGTCTGGGCTATGTCAGCCAGTTCCTGCGGGTGGTGCCGCGGGTGCCGACGCTGGATGTGGTGGCCGAGCCGTTGCTGGTTCTGGGCGTGCCGGAGGCCGAGGCGCGGGCGCGGGCGGCCGAGTTGCTGGCGCGGCTGCGGATCCCGGAGCGGCTCTGGCCGCTCTCGCCCACCACCTTCTCGGGCGGCGAGCAGCAGCGGGTGAACATCGCCCGCGGCTTTGCCCATGCCTGCCCGGCGCTGCTGCTGGACGAGCCGACCGCCAGCCTTGATGCCGCCAACCGCGAAACCGTGCTGGCGCTGATCGAGGAGGCCAAGGCCCGCGGCGCCGCCATCGTCGGCATCTTCCATGACGAGGCCGCGCGCGACCGGGTCTGCGACCGGGTGGTGAACGTGTCGGATTTCACCCCGAAGGCGGCGTGA
- a CDS encoding urease accessory protein UreF translates to MSEAATETAPAPDSALMTLVQWLSPAFPVGGYAYSHGLEWAISAGLIRDAAALQGWLADVIGFGSGRSDAVLLALALAPGADHAALAAYAGALAPAKERLTETAEQGRAFTLATNALLGAEHPPAPLPVAVGRAAAGLGLPVERVLALYLHSFASSLVQGAVRFVPLGQTEGQQVLASLHPVISQVASWAATAGLDDLGSAGFGSDMAAMAHEGMEVRIFRS, encoded by the coding sequence ATGTCTGAGGCGGCCACTGAAACGGCTCCGGCCCCGGACAGCGCCCTGATGACGCTGGTGCAGTGGCTCTCGCCCGCCTTTCCGGTGGGCGGCTATGCCTATTCGCACGGGCTGGAATGGGCGATCTCGGCCGGGTTGATCCGCGATGCGGCAGCGCTGCAGGGCTGGCTGGCCGATGTGATCGGCTTCGGTTCGGGCCGCAGCGATGCGGTGCTGCTGGCGCTGGCGCTGGCGCCCGGCGCAGACCACGCCGCGCTGGCCGCCTATGCCGGCGCACTGGCCCCTGCGAAGGAACGGCTGACCGAGACCGCGGAACAGGGCCGCGCCTTCACCCTTGCCACCAACGCGCTGCTGGGGGCAGAGCATCCGCCCGCACCGCTGCCGGTGGCGGTGGGCCGCGCCGCCGCCGGGCTTGGCCTGCCGGTGGAGCGGGTGCTGGCGCTCTACCTGCACAGCTTTGCCTCCAGCCTGGTACAGGGCGCGGTGCGCTTCGTACCGCTGGGGCAGACCGAGGGCCAGCAGGTGCTGGCTTCGCTGCATCCGGTCATCTCGCAGGTTGCAAGTTGGGCGGCGACGGCCGGGCTTGACGACCTGGGCAGCGCCGGGTTCGGATCGGATATGGCGGCGATGGCGCATGAGGGGATGGAAGTTCGCATCTTCCGAAGCTAA
- a CDS encoding CehA/McbA family metallohydrolase produces the protein MQDVFSAPGRFYRGNLHTHSDRSDGALPPEEVCRRYRAEGYDFLALTDHFIGIYDYPIVDTRPFRAPGFTTLLGAELHSGPMGNGDLWHILAVGLPGDFAPGNAPHFRPLPGQETGPEIAARAVAAGAFVAIAHPNWSGLTLPDARSLSAAHAVEVYNHGCHTGADRADGFGIADLLLTEGRRVSLIATDDAHFTEPDHFGGWVMVKAEANEPEALLAALKAGMFYSSQGPELRRIDITATTVEVQCSAAVTVIVQGQATAAVAVHGQSMTRASIRRDRFAASPWLRVTVIDASGKRAWSNPYWV, from the coding sequence ATGCAAGACGTCTTCTCCGCCCCCGGCCGCTTCTACCGCGGCAACCTGCATACCCATTCCGACCGTTCCGATGGCGCGCTGCCCCCCGAGGAGGTCTGCCGCCGCTACCGGGCCGAGGGGTATGATTTCCTGGCCCTGACCGACCATTTCATCGGGATCTATGATTATCCGATCGTGGATACCCGGCCGTTCCGCGCCCCCGGCTTCACCACGCTGCTGGGGGCGGAGCTGCATTCCGGGCCGATGGGCAACGGCGATCTGTGGCATATCCTGGCGGTTGGCCTGCCGGGCGATTTCGCCCCCGGCAACGCCCCGCATTTCCGCCCGCTTCCGGGGCAGGAGACCGGGCCCGAGATTGCCGCCCGCGCCGTCGCCGCCGGCGCCTTCGTCGCCATCGCGCATCCGAACTGGTCGGGGCTGACGCTGCCGGATGCGCGCAGCCTGAGCGCGGCCCATGCGGTCGAGGTCTACAACCACGGCTGCCATACCGGCGCCGACCGGGCCGACGGGTTCGGCATCGCCGACCTGCTGCTGACCGAGGGCCGCCGGGTCAGCCTGATCGCCACCGATGACGCGCATTTCACCGAGCCGGACCATTTCGGCGGCTGGGTGATGGTCAAGGCCGAGGCGAATGAGCCCGAGGCCTTGCTGGCGGCGCTGAAGGCGGGGATGTTCTATTCCAGCCAGGGACCGGAGCTGCGCCGTATCGACATCACCGCAACCACGGTCGAGGTGCAGTGTTCGGCGGCGGTAACGGTGATCGTGCAGGGGCAGGCGACGGCGGCGGTTGCGGTGCATGGCCAGTCGATGACCCGCGCCAGCATCCGCCGCGACCGCTTTGCCGCCTCGCCCTGGCTGCGGGTGACGGTGATCGACGCGTCGGGCAAGCGGGCCTGGTCGAACCCCTACTGGGTGTAG